In Phacochoerus africanus isolate WHEZ1 chromosome 1, ROS_Pafr_v1, whole genome shotgun sequence, the following are encoded in one genomic region:
- the MUC4 gene encoding mucin-4 isoform X2 — translation MITSPIATDTTVGGPGDTSPPGTRTITPGTSSVSRTTGPGPRSTSPSSATSAEGTAASSQVHQTQSMQTTRGTHSSATAAVSSSTPLSSTSGHPLTEGASRETSPSGEPTSSSTSRPTPTTPATTSAVSTAPASAGGTSPTSSLSNTPPTTSGMITSPIATDTTVGGPGDTPPPGTRTITPGTSSVSRTTGPGPRSTSPSSATSAEGTAASSQVHQTQSMQTTRETHSSATAAVSSSTPLSSTSGHPLTEGASRETSPSGEPTSSSTSRPTPTTPATTSAVSTAPASAGGTSPTSSLSNTPPTTSGMITSPIATDTTVGGPGDTSPPGTRTITPGTSSVSRTTAPGPRSTSPSSATSAEGTAASSQVHQTQSMQTTRETHSSATAAVSSSTPLSSTSGHPLTEGASRETSPSGEPTSSSTSRPTPTTPATTSAVSTAPASAGGTSPTSSLSNTPPTTSGMITSPIATDTTVGGPGDTSPPGTRTITPGTSSVSRTTAPGPRSTSPSSATSAEGTAASSQVHQTQSMQTTRETHSSATAAVSSSTPLSSTSGHPLTEVASRETSPSGEPTSSSTSRPTPTTPATTSAVSTAPASAGGTSPTSSLSNTPPTTSGMITSPIATDTTVGGPGDTSPPGTRTITPGTSSVSRTTGPGPRSTSPSSATSAEGTAASSQVHQTQSMQTTRETHSSATAAVSSSTPLSSTSGHPLTEGASRETSPSGEPTSSSTSRPTPTTPATTSAVSTAPASAGGTSPTSSLSNTPPTTSGMITSPIATDTTVGGPGDTSPPGTRTITPGTSSVSRTTAPGPRSTSPSSATSAEGTAASSQVHQTQSMQTTRETHSSATAAVSSLTPLSSTSGHPLTEGASRETSPSGEPTSSSTSRPTPTTPATTSAVSTAPASAGGTSPTSSLSNTPPTTSGMITSPIATDTTVGGPGDTSPPGTRTITPGTSSVSRTTGPGPRSTSPSSATSAEGTAASSQVHQTQSMQTTRETHSSATAAVSSSTPLSSTSGHPLTEGASQETSPSGTITTLQKTDSKRSTAASLPSTTSQALRTSISHTSTRTSSTAAPVPPKPKKGVPLFPYGPQAGDWQFVRRMVDFTSPLFKPQIGFPLGSSLRDCLYFTDNGQIIFPESEYQIFSYSNPPLRGFTGQDPVALVAPFWDDADFSRQGTTFYQEYETLYDEYNQLVWEVEYWIKMLTNTWNYKARWTLKVTWVHAPAYPAQKTLRTNTYQAILSTDGSRSYALFLYQSGGMQWDVTQHLGNPVVMGFSSGDGYFKNSPLTLQPVWEKYRPDQFLDPTSGLRGLQIYKLHKEDKPNYRLWCLRWLKRQSHWSSWGWNQVSCPCSWQQGLWDLRFQPINIGWWGIVSRQLCSFSSWRGSVCCSYGPWGELLEGWRVQSPWQFDQELEPQNWCCRFNDKPSFCTLYELMRPRIGCSGYQPPRPAWMFGDPHITTLDGANYTFNGLGDFLLVRAQDRNSSFQLQGRTAQTLSARATNFIAFAAEYSSSSLDPITVQWLLEPNDTIQVLLNNQTVTFETNRAGAEGQEMFNTSGVIMIRNGSTVSASFDGAVTISVIALAQILHASCGLPKEYQNHTEGLMGFWNGNPDDDFRMPNGSTLSPRSSEETLFQYGMTWEINGTSLLGKRNDHVSYNFTPVFLSQLRGNKSLNKSLTSKCNGDEQCIYDALATENANLGEHTMRLFRSYQQMNATLNQYPPSIKGPDVVKTYMGQASLVNYTSSSENVTFTLRHNCTDFNLSENGTLLWTPQSLEPCPLEILARSAKDDLSSVLKPRMVVCTCQAESQCLYNQNDRVGNSSLEMAGCKCDGNTFGRYCNHSKDPCDEPCFPNVKCISGKGCEACPTTLTGDGRHCAPLNSFFNCWNKTCPENYCYNQGRCYISQSLTCEPACTCPPAFMEDTRCFLAGKNFTPTILPELPPRLIQLLLSEEENASQADVNATVAYRLGNLDVRAFLRNRQVERVELPAIPASGNFLQYWKVISEFQYRPGGPVIDFLNTRLLDAVVEAFLSQASQRRWKRSEEPRNNVVFQPISRRDVLSVMAVNVSTLKNYFQCNGYKDYNLVFSPERGFTCVSPCSRGYCENGGRCQHLPEGPQCSCVPFSIYMPWGQRCEHLSMKLGAFFGILFGALGALLLMGVALFVFLHFRYFSGTHYSLDGDLRSES, via the exons ATGATCACATCCCCAATTGCAACCGACACCACTGTGGGAGGCCCAGGGGACACGTCCCCACCCGGCACAAGAACCATCACTCCAGGCACCTCATCAGTCTCAAGGACAACTGGACCAGGGCCCCGGTCAACCTCACCCTCTTCCGCCACCTCTGCTGAggggacagcagcatcttctcaggtccaccagaCTCAGAGCATGCAGACCACCAGGGGAACCCACAGCAGCGCCACCGCGGCTGTGAGCTCCTCGACACCTTTATCTTCCACAAGTGGACACCCTCTTACAGAAGGCGCTTCCCGGGAGACATCCCCCTCAGGGGAACCAACCTCTTCATCCACGTCcagacccacccccaccacacctgcAACAACATCAGCCGTGTCGACAGCACCTGCTTCTGCAGGTGGCACTTCCCCCACTTCCAGCCTAAGCAACACACCTCCCACAACTTCAGGGATGATCACATCCCCAATTGCAACCGACACCACTGTGGGAGGCCCAGGGGACACGCCCCCACCCGGCACAAGAACCATCACTCCAGGCACCTCATCAGTCTCAAGGACAACTGGACCAGGGCCCCGGTCAACCTCACCCTCTTCCGCCACCTCTGCTGAggggacagcagcatcttctcaggtccaccagaCTCAGAGCATGCAGACCACCAGGGAAACCCACAGCAGCGCCACCGCGGCTGTGAGCTCCTCGACACCTTTATCTTCCACAAGTGGACACCCTCTTACAGAAGGCGCTTCCCGGGAGACATCCCCCTCAGGGGAACCAACCTCTTCATCCACGTCcagacccacccccaccacaccggCAACAACATCAGCCGTGTCCACAGCACCTGCTTCTGCAGGTGGCACTTCCCCCACTTCCAGCCTAAGCAACACACCTCCAACAACTTCAGGGATGATCACATCCCCAATTGCAACCGACACCACTGTGGGAGGCCCAGGGGACACGTCCCCACCCGGCACAAGAACCATCACTCCAGGCACCTCATCAGTCTCAAGGACAACTGCACCAGGGCCCCGGTCAACCTCACCCTCTTCCGCCACCTCTGCTGAggggacagcagcatcttctcaggtccaccagaCTCAGAGCATGCAGACCACCAGGGAAACCCACAGCAGCGCCACCGCGGCTGTGAGCTCCTCGACACCTTTATCTTCCACAAGTGGACACCCTCTTACAGAAGGCGCTTCCCGGGAGACATCCCCCTCAGGCGAACCAACCTCTTCATCCACGTCcagacccacccccaccacacctgcAACAACATCAGCCGTGTCGACAGCACCTGCTTCTGCAGGTGGCACTTCCCCCACTTCCAGCCTAAGCAACACACCTCCCACAACTTCAGGGATGATCACATCCCCAATTGCAACCGACACCACTGTGGGAGGCCCAGGGGACACGTCCCCACCCGGCACAAGAACCATCACTCCAGGCACCTCATCAGTCTCAAGGACAACTGCACCAGGGCCCCGGTCAACCTCACCCTCTTCCGCCACCTCTGCTGAggggacagcagcatcttctcaggtccaccagaCTCAGAGCATGCAGACCACCAGGGAAACCCACAGCAGCGCCACCGCGGCTGTGAGCTCCTCGACACCTTTATCTTCCACAAGTGGACACCCTCTTACAGAAGTCGCTTCCCGGGAGACATCCCCCTCAGGGGAACCAACCTCTTCATCCACGTCcagacccacccccaccacacctgcAACAACATCAGCCGTGTCGACAGCACCTGCTTCTGCAGGTGGCACTTCCCCCACTTCCAGCCTAAGCAACACACCTCCCACAACTTCAGGGATGATCACATCCCCAATTGCAACCGACACCACTGTGGGAGGCCCAGGGGACACGTCCCCACCCGGCACAAGAACCATCACTCCAGGCACCTCATCAGTCTCAAGGACAACTGGACCAGGGCCCCGGTCAACCTCACCCTCTTCCGCCACCTCTGCTGAggggacagcagcatcttctcaggtccaccagaCTCAGAGCATGCAGACCACCAGGGAAACCCACAGCAGCGCCACCGCGGCTGTGAGCTCCTCGACACCTTTATCTTCCACAAGTGGACACCCTCTTACAGAAGGCGCTTCCCGGGAGACATCCCCCTCAGGCGAACCAACCTCTTCATCCACGTCcagacccacccccaccacacctgcAACAACATCAGCCGTGTCGACAGCACCTGCTTCTGCAGGTGGCACTTCCCCCACTTCCAGCCTAAGCAACACACCTCCAACAACTTCAGGGATGATCACATCCCCAATTGCAACCGACACCACTGTGGGAGGCCCAGGGGACACGTCCCCACCCGGCACAAGAACCATCACTCCAGGCACCTCATCAGTCTCAAGGACAACTGCACCAGGGCCCCGGTCAACCTCACCCTCTTCCGCCACCTCTGCTGAggggacagcagcatcttctcaggtccaccagaCTCAGAGCATGCAGACCACCAGGGAAACCCACAGCAGCGCCACCGCGGCTGTGAGCTCCTTGACACCTTTATCTTCCACAAGTGGACACCCTCTTACAGAAGGCGCTTCCCGGGAGACATCCCCCTCAGGCGAACCAACCTCTTCATCCACTTCcagacccacccccaccacacctgcAACAACATCAGCCGTGTCGACAGCACCTGCTTCTGCAGGTGGCACTTCCCCCACTTCCAGCCTAAGCAACACACCTCCCACAACTTCAGGGATGATCACATCCCCAATTGCAACCGACACCACTGTGGGAGGCCCAGGGGACACGTCCCCACCCGGCACAAGAACCATCACTCCAGGCACCTCATCAGTCTCAAGGACAACTGGACCAGGGCCCCGGTCAACCTCACCCTCTTCCGCCACCTCTGCTGAggggacagcagcatcttctcaggtccaccagaCTCAGAGCATGCAGACCACCAGGGAAACCCACAGCAGCGCCACCGCGGCTGTGAGCTCCTCGACACCTTTATCTTCCACAAGTGGACACCCTCTTACAGAAGGCGCTTCCCAGGAGACATCCCCTTCAG GAACAATCACCACCTTGCAGAAGACAGACAGCAAGAGAAGCACAGCAGCATCTCTACCCTCAACCACCTCCCAGGCTCTTAGAACTTCTATCTCTCACACTTCCACACGCACTAGCTCAACAGCTGCCCCAGTGCCTCCCAAGCCCAAGAAAG GCGTTCCCCTCTTCCCCTACGGGCCGCAGGCTGGAGACTGGCAGTTTGTCAGAAGGATGGTGGACTTCACCTCGCCACTCTTCAAGCCCCAGATTGGCTTCCCCCTCGGTTCCTCTCTCCGGGATTGCCTCTAC TTCACAGATAACGGCCAAATCATTTTCCCAGAGTCAGAGTACCAGATTTTCTCCTACTCCAACCCTCCCCTCAGAGGCTTTACAGGCCAGGACCCTGTGGCCCTGGTGGCTCCATTCTGGGATGATGCTGATTTCTCCAGGCAAGGAACCACGTTTTACCAG GAGTATGAGACGCTCTATGATGAATACAACCAGCTAGTGTGGGAGGTGGAGTATTggattaaaatgttaacaaacaCCTGGAACTACAAAGCCAGGTGGACACTAAAGGTCACGTGGGTCCACGCCCCTGCCTATCCTGCCCAGAAGACCCTCAGG ACCAACACCTACCAGGCCATCCTTTCCACGGATGGGAGCAGGTCCTACGCCTTGTTTCTCTACCAAAGCGGTGGCATGCAGTGGGATGTGACCCAACACCTAGGCAACCCCGTCGTCATGGGCTTCTCCAG TGGAGATGGGTATTTCAAAAATAGCCCACTGACATTGCAGCCAGTTTGGGAGAAGTATCGTCCAGACCAGTTCCTGGATCCCACATCAG GCCTCCGGGGGCTGCAGATCTATAAGCTACACAAGGAAGACAAGCCCAACTATCGTCTCTGGTGCCTGCGGTGGTTGAAGAGACAGTCTCACTGGTCCAGCTGGGGCTGGAACCAGGTCTCCTGCCCCTGCTCCTGGCAGCAGGGACTATGGGACTTAAGATTCCAGCCCATCAACATAG GCTGGTGGGGCATCGTCAGCAGGCAGCTGTGCAGCTTCTCCTCCTGGCGTGGGAGCGTGTGCTGCAGCTACGGGCCCTGGGGAGAGCTTCTCGAAGGCTGGAGAGTGCAGAGTCCTTGGCAGTTTG ACCAAGAACTGGAGCCCCAGAACTGGTGCTGCCGCTTCAATGACAAGCCCTCCTTCTGCACCCTGTACGAGCTAATGCGGCCCCGAATCGGCTGCAGTGGGTACCAGCCCCCGAGGCCTG CCTGGATGTTTGGGGATCCCCACATCACCACCTTGGATGGTGCCAATTACACCTTCAATGGGCTGGGGGACTTCCTGCTGGTCCGGGCCCAGGACAGAAACTCCTCCTTCCAGCTGCAGGGTCGCACTGCCCAGACCCTCTCAGCCCGGGCCACCAACTTCATTGCCTTTGCTGCAGAATACAGCTCTAGCAGCCTGGACCCCATCACG GTTCAATGGCTCCTTGAGCCCAATGACACAATCCAGGTTCTGCTCAATAACCAGACTGTAACATTTGAGACTAACCGTGCAGGTGCCGAAG GCCAGGAGATGTTCAACACCTCTGGAGTCATAATGATCCGCAATGGCTCCACGGTGTCAGCCAGCTTTGATGGGGCAGTGACCATCTCAGTGATCGCTCTCGCCCAAATCCTCCATGCCTCCTGCGGCCTCCCAAAGGAGTATCAGAACCACACAGAGGGCCTCATGG GGTTCTGGAACGGCAACCCAGATGATGACTTCAGGATGCCCAATGGCTCTACTCTTTCCCCACGGAGCTCCGAGGAGACCCTTTTTCAGTATGGAATGACCT GGGAGATCAACGGAACCAGCCTCCTTGGCAAGAGGAATGACCATGTGTCTTATAACTTCACCCCTGTCTTCCTTTCACAACTTCGGGGAAACAAGTCCTTGAATAAAAGTTTGACTTCCAAGTGTAATGGAGATGAACAATGCATCTATGATGCCCTGGCCACAGAAAATGCAAACCTTGGAGAGCACACTATGCGGCTCTTTCGAAGCTACCAGCAGATGAATGCTACCTTGA ATCAGTACCCGCCCTCCATCAAGGGTCCTGATGTGGTGAAAACCTATATGGGACAGGCCAGCCTTGTTAATTACACCAGCAGCTCTGAGAACGTCACATTCACTCTCAGACACAACTGCACTGACTTCAATCTCTCTG AGAATGGGACGTTGCTATGGACACCACAGTCACTGGAACCATGTCCTCTGGAGATTCTGGCAAGAAGTGCCAAGGATGACTTGTCATCTGTACTCAAGCCAAGAATGGTGGTCTGCACTTGCCAGGCAGAGAGCCAGTGTTTATATAACCAGAACGATCGGGTGGGCAATTCCTCCCTGGAG ATGGCCGGCTGCAAGTGTGACGGGAACACCTTTGGCCGCTACTGCAACCACTCCAAGGACCCCTGTGATGAGCCGTGCTTCCCGAATGTGAAGTGCATTTCCGGGAAGGGCTGCGAGGCCTGCCCGACAACCCTGACTGGGGATGGACGTCACTGTGCAC CTCTCAACAGCTTTTTCAACTGTTGGAACAAGACCTGCCCTGAGAATTACTGCTACAACCAGGGTCGCTGCTACATCTCCCAGTCTCTGACCTGCGAGCCCGCCTGCACCTGCCCCCCAGCCTTCATGGAAGACACCCGCTGCTTCCTGGCTGGAAAAAATTTCACTCCAACCATCCTTCCAG AGCTTCCCCCAAGGCTCATCCAGCTCTTGCTCAGTGAAGAAGAAAATGCCTCCCAAGCAGATGTCAATGCCACG GTGGCTTATAGACTGGGGAACCTGGATGTGCGGGCCTTTCTCCGGAACAGACAAGTGGAACGAGT TGAACTCCCAGCAATACCGGCGTCAGGAAACTTCCTTCAATACTGGAAAGTCATCTCGGAGTTCCAGTACCGCCCTGGGGGCCCTGTCATTGACTTCCTGAATACCCGGCTGCTGGACGCAGTGGTGGAGGCATTCTTATCCCAGGCCTCACAGAGGAGATGGAAGAGAAGTGAGGAGCCCAGGAACAACGTGGTCTTCCAACCCATCTCCAGGAGAGATGTGCTCAGTGTGATGGCTG TGAATGTGAGCACACTGAAAAATTACTTCCAATGTAACGGCTACAAGGACTACAACCTGGTTTTCAGCCCGGAGAGAGGCTTCACCTGTGTGTCCCCGTGCAGTAGGGGCTACTGTGAGAATGGAGGCCGGTGCCAGCACCTACCCGAGGGGCCCCAATGCAG cTGTGTGCCCTTTTCCATCTACATGCCCTGGGGCCAGCGCTGTGAGCACCTGAGCATGAAACTTGGCGCCTTCTTCGGAATCCTCTTTGGAGCTCTGGGCGCCCTCTTGCTGATGGGGGTCGCCTTGTTCGTGTTCCTGCACTTCAGATACTTCTCTGGGACCCATTACTCCCTGGACGGAGACCTGAGGTCTGAAAGCTGA